One genomic segment of Mycolicibacterium gilvum includes these proteins:
- a CDS encoding NADPH:quinone oxidoreductase family protein, with amino-acid sequence MRAIQIAELSGPGAARLVEIDEPAADDATVLVEVHAAGVAFPDALQSRGLYQYKPEMPYTPGAEVAGVVRSAPAGAHVKAGDRVAGLTMLCGAMAEVVALQPERVFALPDSVSFEAGAGILFNDLTVQFALRTRGRLAAGETVLVHGAAGGIGTSTLRLAPAFGASRTIAVVSAEEKADVARAAGATDVVLADGFKDAVKELTGGRGVDIVVDPVGGDRFTDSLRSLAPGGRLLVVGFTGGDIPTVKVNRLLLNNVDAVGVGWGAWTMTHPGYLQEQWAELEPLLASGTVPAPEPVVYPLERAAEAIASLEDRSARGKVVVAVR; translated from the coding sequence ATGCGTGCTATCCAGATTGCCGAGCTCAGCGGACCCGGAGCGGCCAGGCTCGTCGAGATCGACGAGCCTGCCGCCGACGACGCCACGGTGCTCGTCGAGGTCCACGCCGCCGGGGTCGCGTTCCCCGACGCGCTGCAGTCCCGCGGGCTTTACCAATACAAACCGGAGATGCCCTACACGCCGGGCGCGGAGGTCGCCGGCGTGGTGCGCAGCGCGCCCGCAGGGGCTCATGTCAAGGCCGGTGACCGTGTCGCCGGACTGACGATGCTGTGCGGAGCGATGGCCGAAGTCGTTGCGCTGCAACCGGAACGGGTGTTCGCTCTGCCGGACTCGGTATCGTTCGAGGCGGGTGCCGGGATTCTGTTCAACGATCTGACCGTGCAGTTCGCGCTGCGGACCCGGGGCCGACTGGCGGCGGGAGAGACGGTGCTCGTGCACGGCGCTGCCGGCGGCATCGGAACCTCGACGCTGCGACTGGCTCCCGCGTTCGGCGCATCCCGCACCATCGCGGTCGTCAGCGCCGAGGAGAAGGCCGACGTCGCCCGGGCCGCCGGTGCGACGGACGTGGTGCTGGCCGACGGGTTCAAGGACGCGGTCAAGGAACTGACCGGCGGCAGGGGCGTCGACATCGTGGTCGACCCTGTCGGAGGTGACAGGTTCACCGATTCCCTGCGCTCCCTGGCCCCCGGCGGCCGTCTGCTGGTGGTCGGGTTCACCGGAGGTGACATCCCGACGGTGAAGGTCAACCGGTTGCTGCTCAACAACGTCGACGCCGTCGGGGTCGGCTGGGGCGCCTGGACGATGACCCACCCCGGATACCTGCAGGAGCAGTGGGCCGAGCTGGAACCGCTGCTGGCATCGGGAACGGTGCCGGCACCGGAACCCGTCGTGTATCCGCTGGAGCGCGCCGCGGAAGCGATCGCATCGCTGGAAGACCGTTCGGCCCGCGGCAAAGTGGTCGTCGCGGTCCGCTGA
- a CDS encoding alpha/beta fold hydrolase, translated as MARSSSTRSRRAGSGPAVELPRGRVVDVRSRDGVRLHAEVFGPEDGYPIVLAHGITCAIPVWAHQIADLSRDHRVIAYDHRGHGRSGVPPRRGGYSLDYLASDLDAVLEATLATGERAVIAGHSMGGIAISSWSERLPHRVAERADGVALINTTTGDLLRNVNLLPVPARFADARVRAAGGVIRTFGGTSMVRVADLPSRRFVSMIAVGRDADPSIADFVFELFHRTPPAGRGGWARVLVDHLGPRHIGLDNLTVPALVIGSTHDRLLPVSSARHIASAAPDLARFVELAGGHCAILERPEEVNQQLRWLVDSVSRSTRASAATGDQARASEATGDQARASAATGDQARASSR; from the coding sequence ATGGCACGAAGCAGCAGCACCCGAAGTCGCCGTGCAGGATCGGGCCCCGCCGTGGAGTTGCCGCGCGGGCGTGTGGTCGATGTGCGATCCAGGGACGGCGTGCGATTGCACGCCGAGGTGTTCGGCCCGGAGGACGGCTACCCGATCGTGCTCGCGCACGGCATCACCTGTGCGATCCCGGTGTGGGCACACCAGATCGCCGACCTGTCCCGCGACCACCGCGTCATCGCCTACGACCACCGCGGGCACGGACGCAGCGGCGTCCCGCCACGGCGCGGCGGGTACAGCCTCGATTATCTGGCGTCCGATCTGGACGCAGTGCTGGAGGCGACTCTGGCGACCGGGGAGCGCGCCGTGATCGCCGGACACTCCATGGGCGGTATCGCGATCTCGTCGTGGTCGGAGCGTCTGCCCCATCGGGTCGCCGAGCGCGCCGACGGCGTCGCGCTGATCAACACCACCACCGGGGATCTGCTGCGCAACGTGAACCTGTTGCCGGTGCCGGCGCGATTCGCCGACGCGCGGGTCCGTGCCGCGGGCGGGGTGATCCGGACGTTCGGTGGAACGTCGATGGTGCGGGTCGCCGATCTGCCGAGCCGGCGGTTCGTCTCGATGATCGCGGTGGGCCGAGACGCCGATCCCTCGATCGCCGACTTCGTGTTCGAGTTGTTCCACCGCACGCCGCCGGCGGGCCGCGGCGGGTGGGCTCGTGTGCTGGTGGACCACCTGGGCCCGCGCCACATCGGGCTGGACAATCTGACCGTGCCGGCACTCGTGATCGGCAGCACCCACGACCGGTTGTTGCCGGTGTCGTCGGCGCGCCACATCGCTTCGGCCGCACCGGATCTGGCCCGGTTCGTCGAGCTCGCCGGCGGACACTGCGCGATTCTGGAGCGCCCCGAGGAGGTGAACCAGCAGCTGCGGTGGCTGGTGGACTCGGTGAGTCGCTCCACCCGGGCGAGCGCAGCGACGGGGGATCAGGCCCGGGCGAGCGAAGCGACGGGGGATCAGGCCCGGGCGAGCGCAGCGACGGGGGATCAGGCTCGGGCGAGCTCGCGGTGA
- a CDS encoding flavin monoamine oxidase family protein, with product MAEVVVVGAGFAGLAAARELSRLGRDVVVVEGRDRVGGRSYTGSVGGVPVDFGATFVGPTQDAVLALAAELGVESVPTYGEGKNLIRWRGRVRSYRSTIPRLSILELLDVSRIQWRFDRISKRVPVDQPWASPLAGQLDDISLDAWLRSVHAGASTRDLMAIMARVTWGAEPGDVSMLHAVRYVNAAGGLNRMLDVEGGAQQDRFPAGTQKIADLMAAELGDRVVVGAPVRRITRNPDRTVTVTTAGAEYQAGAVIVAVPPEHRSGIEFDPPLPAEHRELSRHWPQGRLSKAYAAYETPFWRADGHSGESLSDEGPVFITFDCSPGDDGPGVLLGFTDPRSFDPLPGEQRREIALAGFSALFGDAAAHPIDYVDHCWGAEPFSPGGPTAAVPPGAWTAHGRWLRAPVDGIFWAGTETADRWTGFLDGAVRSGLRAADEAHRELARA from the coding sequence ATGGCCGAGGTTGTTGTCGTGGGGGCGGGATTCGCCGGGCTCGCAGCCGCCCGCGAGCTGAGCCGGCTCGGCCGCGACGTGGTGGTCGTGGAGGGCCGCGACCGCGTGGGCGGCCGCTCCTACACCGGGTCGGTCGGCGGTGTGCCCGTCGACTTCGGCGCGACGTTCGTCGGACCGACCCAGGACGCCGTGCTGGCCCTGGCCGCCGAGTTGGGCGTCGAGTCGGTGCCGACCTACGGCGAAGGCAAGAACCTGATCCGGTGGCGCGGCCGGGTGCGGTCCTACCGCAGCACGATCCCGCGGCTGTCGATCCTCGAACTGCTCGACGTATCGCGGATCCAGTGGCGATTCGACCGCATCAGCAAGCGGGTTCCCGTGGACCAGCCGTGGGCCTCCCCGCTGGCCGGTCAGCTCGACGACATCTCCCTCGACGCCTGGTTGCGATCGGTCCACGCGGGCGCCTCCACCCGGGACCTGATGGCGATCATGGCCCGCGTGACGTGGGGTGCCGAGCCCGGCGACGTATCGATGTTGCACGCCGTGCGCTACGTCAACGCCGCCGGCGGACTCAACCGCATGCTCGACGTCGAGGGCGGCGCTCAGCAGGACCGCTTCCCCGCCGGCACCCAGAAGATCGCCGACTTGATGGCCGCCGAACTCGGCGACCGCGTCGTCGTCGGCGCACCCGTCCGCCGTATCACCCGCAACCCTGATCGCACGGTCACCGTGACGACCGCCGGCGCCGAGTACCAGGCCGGTGCGGTCATCGTGGCCGTCCCACCGGAACACCGCTCCGGCATCGAGTTCGATCCCCCGCTGCCCGCCGAACATCGTGAGCTGAGCCGGCATTGGCCGCAGGGACGACTCAGCAAGGCCTACGCGGCCTACGAGACACCGTTCTGGCGGGCCGACGGCCACTCCGGCGAATCACTGTCGGACGAGGGGCCGGTGTTCATCACGTTCGACTGCAGCCCCGGCGACGACGGTCCCGGCGTGCTGCTCGGCTTCACCGACCCCCGCAGCTTCGACCCGCTGCCGGGTGAGCAACGCCGCGAGATCGCGCTCGCGGGCTTCAGCGCGCTGTTCGGCGACGCCGCCGCTCATCCGATCGACTACGTCGATCACTGCTGGGGCGCCGAACCGTTCTCCCCCGGCGGCCCCACGGCCGCCGTCCCACCCGGCGCGTGGACCGCGCACGGCCGGTGGCTGCGTGCACCCGTCGACGGCATCTTCTGGGCCGGAACCGAGACCGCGGACCGCTGGACCGGGTTCCTCGACGGCGCCGTGCGCTCAGGTCTGCGCGCGGCCGACGAGGCTCACCGCGAGCTCGCCCGAGCCTGA